CAAAGAGACTGTCCGTGACTTCGTCGCTCCAGGCGGCGACGTACCAGCAGTTTTTCAGAAACATGTTCGTTCCTTCGGTGAGGGTCGATGGCGGGTGATGGACGCGAACCGTCCCGCCCGGCGGCCGTCGGAGCGGCCGGGGCGTGGATGTTTTCTGGTCCGGATGGGAGGCGGGCCGCGCCCGCCGTGGCGTCAGTCGCCGAGGTAGCGCCAGGCGCCCTGGCGGATTTCCACCAGCGCGACGGCGCGGCCGTCGTAGCCGACGTGGTCGGCGGAAGAGAGGTTCATCACGCCCTGGCTGGTGGTCAGCCCGCGGGTGACTTCCATGCCGTCGCGCAGCGCGGCGCGGAACGCCGGGGTGCCCGGCTTCTCCTTCGCCAGCGCCGCTTTCAGGCCCTCGCGGATCAGCAGGCCGGCATCCCAGGCGTTGGCGGCGAAGATCGACATCGAGCCGGCGCCGTATGCCTTCTCGTAGCGCGCCGTGACCTCGGTCGCGACCGCGCGCACCGGATTGCCCGAGGGCAGTTGATCGGCGACCAGCACCGGACCGACGGCGAAGACCGCGCCTTCCGCATCGCGCCCGGCCACCCGCAGGAAGTCGCGATTGGCAACGCCGTAGGTCTGATAGATGCGGCCCTTGAAGCCGCGCTCGACGAGGGTCTTCTGCGGCAGCGCGGCCGGCGTGCCGGCGCCGGCCACCAGGACCGCGTCGGGCTTGGCCGCGATCAGCTTGAGCACCTGTGCCAGCACGCTGGTGTCCGTCTGGCCGTAGCGCTCGACGGCGACGAGCTGGATGCCCTGGGCTTCGGCCTGGGCACGCGCCTCGTTGAGCCAGCCTTCGCCGAAAGCGGTGTTGAAGCCGATGAAGCCCAGTCGCTTCACCCCGGTGGCCCGCATGTGCGCCACGGTGGCCTGCACCATCAGCGCCTCGTTCTGCACCGCCTTGAAGGCCCAGCGCCGGGTCTCGTCCTGCGGGCTCACGATCGCGGTGCCGCTCGCCACGCTCACCAGCGGCACGCCGGCGCGGGCGGCCGGCTCCACCATCGACAGGGTGGAGGGCGTGGTCGAGGAGCCGATCACCACGTCGACCTTGTGTTCCTCGGTGAGCTTGTGGAAGTTCTTGACCGCATTGGTGGGATCGGAGGCGTCGTCGAGCACGGTGTACTCGATGCGGGTGCCGTCGACCTCGCGCGGCAGCAGCTCGACCATGTTGCGCGCCGGGGTGCCGAGCGAGGCGGCGGGGCCGGTGAGGGAAAGGCTGACCCCGACATGGACCTGCGCGAAGGCAGGCGCGGCGAGGGCGAGCAGGGACAACAGCAGGCTGCGGGGGCTGCGGCGGATCATCGTTTTGTCTCCATCGTTGTCGTTACCGTCTCGGTCGAACGGTTGCCTCAACCATAGTGTCCGCCCCAAAATCAGTCCAACTCATGGCGCCGATTAAGGTAATGAACAACGTGCATAACGACTTCGACCTCAACCTCGTCGCCGTGCTCGACGCGCTGATCCGCGAGCAGAGCACCACCCGCGCGGCCGAACAGCTCGGCCTCAGCCAGAGCGCGGTGAGCCATGCGCTCGGCCGCTTGCGCCGCCTGCTCGACGATCCGCTCTTCATCAAGACCGCAACCGGCCTCAAGGCCACGCCGCGCACCGAGGCGCTGGCGCCGGCGGTGTTGCAGATGATGGAGATCGTGCGCAACGATCTCCAGCAACGGCCGCGCTTCGACCCGGCGCGGGCCGAGCGCTGCTTCCGCTTCTGCATGACCGACATGGGCGAGCTGGTCTTCCTGCCGCCGCTCATCGAACGGCTGCGCCGCGAGGCCCCGCACTGCACGCTGCAGACCCTGCAGGTGCCGCCCCCGCGGATCGCCGAGACGCTCGAATCGGGCGAGGCCGATCTCGCCATCGGGTCGCTGCGCGCCATCCCGCCGGGGCTCTTCCAGCAGCACCTGTTCACACACCCCTTCGTCACCATCGTCGCTGCCACCAACACTGCGGTGGGGGAGCAGCTCACGCTGGCGCAGTTCGAGGCGATGGACCACGTCGTCGTATCGCTCGGCGGCACCGCCAGCGTCTACGACCGTGCGATCGACGAACTCGGCATCCGGCGCCGGATCTTCCTGACCACGTCGCACTTCCTCGTCCTGCCGATGCTGCTGGAGCAGCAGCCCGATCTCATCGCCACCGTACCGCGGGAACTCGGCGCCGTGTTCTCGCGCTCCAAGGCGGTGCGGGTGGTCCAGCCGCCCACCCAGTTGCCGCGGTTCTCGCTGCGCCAGCATTGGCATCCGCGCTTTCACCACGATTCGGCCAACATCTGGCTGCGCAGGCTGGTGAAGGAGACCTTTGCCGACTATCCGGAATGAGCGGACACGGACTTCCGTCGACGAGGAAACCGGCGCGGCCGGACGGCAAGCGGCCAACTTGTCCAGAGCGCAGTCATCCCCGCGCTTGTCTCAACGCCCTGCCGTAGGCTCGCCCCCGACCGATTCCCCCCTCGCCGCCGCCAGATACCCCTGCCACAGATGCCCATACCGGTCATCGAACCGCTCCGCCCTCATCTCCACCGCCTCGATCCGATCCACCCGAAACGTCCGGAACCCCTGCCGCAGCTCGCACCACGCGCCCAGCGTCCAGCACCGCCCCCAGAACACCAGCCCCAGCGGCCATAGCGTGCGCTGCGAGACCTCGCCGTCCTCGCGGCGGTAGCGCACCTGCACCTTCAGCCCCTTTTCCATGCCCTCGCGCAGCAGCGTCATCGGTTCCCGCAGCGGCGCGGGGTGCATGAAGTCAGGGGCGCAGAAGCGCATCTCGCTGCCGGCGATGCGCTCCTCCAGCGCGCGCGGCAGCACCGCCTCGATGCGGGCCATGGCCTGCGCGGCGGCCTTGCCCAGGGCGGGGTCGGCGTAGGACTGGACGAGCTTGGCGCCGATGACCAGGGCTTCGAGTTCGTCGCCGGTGAACATCAGCGGCGGCACCTGGTAGCCGCGGCGCAGGCGGTAGCCGACGCCGGCCTCGCCGTCGATGGGTGCACCGGAACCGATGAGGTCGGCGATGTCGCGGTAGATGGTGCGCTCCGAGACTTCCAGCGCCTCGGCCAGCGCCCGCGCGGTTAACACGCGGCCGTTGCGCAGCATGAGGATGATCTGGAACAGGCGGTCGGCGGGACGCATGGTGGCGGCAGCGATGACGGACGGGCCACCTTAGCATGACGGCCGCGCCGACCCCGCCAGGCTGCTGACACCACGTTGTCAGGAGGGGGTGCCGACAATGCCCCTGTCCGTCGCATCCTGCGGCGGAGACTTTTCAGGAGCCCGAAAATGAACGATCCGATCTGCTGGTTCGAACTGCCTGTCGTGGATATCGAGCGTGCGGTGCGCTTTTACGAAAGCGTGTTTGCGGTGTCGCTGCGCCGCGAGGTTTGCGGCGGCCATCCGATGGCGATCTTTCCGTATGCGAAGCCGCAGCCGTCCGGCGCGCTGGTGCAGATGCCGCAACTGGAGCCGCGCGACAATGGCACGCTGGTCTATCTGAATGGCGGCGAGGATCTGAACCTCGCCCTGGAACGGGTGAAGGCGGCCGGCGGCGAGGTGGTGATGGAGAAGACCTCGATCGGCGAGGAGATCGGCTATATCGCGCTGGTCATGGACAGCGAGGGAAATCGCGTGGGGCTCTATTCCCGGCATTGAGGGTGCTTGCGGTGGGGCGGTATGACCTGGCCCGCCCCTTCCGTTCCGCTGTGCCCGCGTCCGATTGACAGCCATCCGCCCCGGAATCAAACTAGTCATTCAACTAGTCTGATGGAGACGACCATGCACACGTGGCCTGTACAGGATGCGAAAGCGCGTTTCAGCGAATTCCTCGATGCCTGCCTGTCCGAGGGGCCGCAGATGGTCACGCGGCGCGGCGCGGAAGCGGCCGTGCTGGTACCGGTTCAGGAGTGGCGACGCTTGCAGGCCACCGCGCGACCGTCACTCAAGGCTTTGCTGTTGTCCGGCGAGGCGCGCACCGAACCGATCGTGCCACCCCGCGGGCAGGCCCGGCGGCGCAAGGTCGAACCGCTCGGGTAATGCGCATGTACCTGCTCGACACCAATGTGGTTTCGGAACTGCGCCGACCCAAGCCGCATGGCGGCGTGGTGGCATGGCTGCAATCGGTGGATGACCCGCATGTGTTCCTGTCCGCGGTCACGATCGGAGAAATCCAGGCCGGCATCGAGATGACGCGCGAACAGGACCCGGCCAAGGCGGCCGAGATCGAAAGCTGGCTGGAGCGGGTGGCAGGCGCCTATAACGTGCTGCCGATGGATGCGGCGGCGTTCCGGCACTGGGCGCGACTGATGCACCGCAAGTCCGACACCCTCTACGAAGATGCCATGATCGCCGCGACCGCCAGGGCCAACGGCCTGACGGTGGTAACGCGCAACGTTGCGGACTTTCGCGCGCTGGGCGTGGAAATCTTGAATCCGTTCGAACCGGGCGGAAGCGCCCAAGGCGGCTGACAGGAAGGATCGCAGGCAGCGGGCGGCGAGCGCCGCCCGCTACCGCCTTACATCGTCTCCGCAAACAGTTCCCGCCCGATCAGCATGCGGCGGATCTCGCTGGTCCCCGCGCCGATCTCGTACAGCTTGGCATCGCGCCACAGGCGGCCGGCCGCATATTCATTGGTATAGCCCACGCCGCCCAGCGTCTGGATGGCTTCGCCGGCCATCCAGGTCGCCTTCTCGGCGGTGTAGAGGATCACGCCGGCGGCGTCCTTCCTCAGCGTGCGCGCATGGTCGGCGCGGTCGCAAGCCTGGCCCACCGCGTAGGCGTAGGCGCGGCAGGCGGACCAGGTGGAATACATGTCGGCGACCTTGCCCTGCATCAACTGGAACTCGCCGATCGGCGTGTCGAACTGCCTACGCTCGTGCAGGTAGGGCACCACCACGTCCATGCACGCGGCCATGATGCCCAGCGGCCCGCCCGACAGCACCGCACGCTCGTAGTCCAGGCCGGACATCAGCACCTGCACGCCGCGGCCGATGTTGGCCTCGCCGCCCAGCACGTTCTCCACCGGCACCTCGACGTCGTCGAAGAACAGCGGGAAGGTGTTGGAACCGCGCATGCCCAGCTTGTCGAGGTGCGTGCCGCAGGTGAAACCCTTCATGCCCTTTTCGACGACGAAGGCGGTGATGCCCTTCGGCCCGGCGTTGACGTCGGTCTTGGCATAGACGACCAGCGTGTCGGCATCGCCGCCGTTGGTGATCCACATCTTGCTGCCGTTGAGGATGAAGCGCTCACCCTTGCGGTCGGCGCGCAGCTTCATGCTCACCACGTCCGACCCGGCGTTGGGCTCGGACATCGCCAGCGCGCCGACGTGCTCGCCCGAGATCAGCTTGGGCAGGTACTTCTGCTTCTGCGCCCCGGTGCCGTTGCGGCGGATCTGGTTGATGCACAGGTTGGAGTGGGCGCCATACGACAGCCCCACCGACGCCGACGCCCGCGAGATCTCCTCCATCGCCACGATGTGGGCCAGGTAGCCCATCGCGGTGCCGCCGTACTCCTCCTCCACCGTCATGCCATGAACGCCGAGATCGCCCAGCTTCTTCCACAGGTCCGCGGGAAACTCGTTCGCACGGTCGATCCCGGCGGCGCGCGGCGCGATCTCCGCCGCGCAGAAAGCCTGCAGCGTGTCGCGCAGGGCATCGATGGTTTCGCCGAGATTGAAGTCCAGGCTGGGAACGTTCATGGCTTGTCTCCTTCTTCAGTTTGTCTTGGCGCGATGGCCGGGCGCGCATCACGATTATGGACGGCGCATGCCGGCGGATGGGCGCAGATTAGCCGGGACCTGCGCGCGGCGAGTGCCAACGGAGTTGCAAATCCTGCCACGCGGCCTAGGATTCCGGCACATGAAGATCCTCGCCCCCTCGCCCGCCGAACTCACGCTGGGCCGCGCCGCCACGCCGATCGCCTTCATCCGCGCGATCGTCCTCGGATACCGGCAGCGGGGAATGGATCCGGCCAGCGCGTTGCGGCAGGCGCAGATCCCCGCCGGGCTGCTGGACGACCCCGCCGCCCGCGTCACCGCAGCGCAGATGGAGGTGATGTCGGGCATCGCCATGCAGGAGCTGGACGACGAGGCGCTGGGCTGGTTCTCGCGCCGCCTGCCGTGGGGCAGCTACGGCATGCTGTGCCGCGCCTCGCTCACCTCGCCCACGCTGGAAGTGGCGCTCAAGCGCTGGTGCCGCCACCACCGCCTGCTCACGGACGACATCGTGCTGCACTTCGGCCAGCAGCGCGGCGGCGCGACGATCCGCATCGCCGAGAACACCGCGCTCGGCCGACTGCGCGAGTTCTGCCTCGTCAGCAGCCTGCGCTACCTGCTCGGCTACGCCTGCTGGCTGGTCGACTCGCGCATCGCGCTCGCCGAAACCACCTTCCCCTTCCCCGCCCCGCCGCATGCCGACGCCTACCGCTACCTCTTCCCCGGCCCGGTGCGCTTCGAGGCGGAAAGCGCGGCCCTCTCGTTCGACGCCCGCTACCTCGCCCTGCCGGTGCGCCGCGACGAGCGCGCGCTGCAAACCATGCTGCAGCGCGCCCTGCCGCTCACCGTGCTGCAATACCGCCGCGACCGCCTGCTGGTGCACAGCGTCGGCCAGATCCTCGCCGCCGCCCCCGCCGCCGCCCACACCGCCGAGGACGTGGCCGCGCAACTGAACCTGTCGGTGCGCACCCTGCACCGGCAGTTGAAGGACGAAGGCGTGTCGCTGCAGCGGCTGAAGAACGAGGCCCGCCGCGAACGCGCCGCGAGGCTGCTGCTGCAGACCCGCAAGCCGATCAAGCAGATCGCCGCGGCGGTGGGCTTCGACAGCGAGAAGAGCTTCGCACGGGCGTTCCGCGACTGGACGGGAGTGGCGCCGGGCGCCTTCAGGGCGGGAGCCGCGGAGCATCTGCATCCGCAGGAGGACGCGTCCGCAGCGAAGCGGGACGGCGCCTGACATCGGCTGCCCGCTCACATCGCGTTCCGCCTGCGCCGGCGGAACGCCTGCCTTCGCCACCCCGCGGCCGGTCGCGTACCGCGCCAGGCAACTATCCGCCCTTCAGCATCCATGCCCGCGGATTGTGTTCGAAACCCAGGCGCGGATAGTAGTCGTTGGCCCTGGGCGCGGCGAGCAGCACGATCATGCACTCCGGCCACAGGCAGCGCTTCGTCTCTTCGATGAGGCGCTTGCCGATGCCCTGCCGCTGATAGTCGCCATCGACCGCCAGGTCGGCGAGATAGGCGACGTAGGCAAAGTCGGTCAGCGTACGGGCGATGCCGACGAGGCGCTCGCCGTGCCAGGCGGAGACGACCAGGCTGGCATTCTTCAGCATGTCCTCGAAGACGTCCGGGCGCTCGACGGGCCGGCGCTCGGCCAGCGTCGACCGCCGGTAGAGGTCGATGGCCTGCTCCACCGAGATCGGCGCATCGTCGCGGTAGTCGATTTTCACGGGCATCCTCCAGGGTCGCGGCGGGACGGCCTTTCGGTGCTTCTCCTCGCCGATGGTGCGAAGAAGCGCCGGCACGTCATCCAGGCGCGTAGCGCGCCAGGAATTCCCGCTCGGTGAGCTTCTCGGTCGCTTCCGCGAACGAGTAGGCCGCCGGCTTCCGGTCGATGAAGACCTGGCTGGCGAAGACGAGGTCCCCGGCATCGTCGAACAGGCCGAGGGGAACGTAGTAGTCGCCGCTGGCCGTGAGGCGGAAGAACAGGTGGGTGCCGCAGCGGCTGCAAAATCCGCGCTCGGCCCATTCGGACGAGGCGTAGCAGGTGATGCCGGACTCGCCCTCCAGGACGACCTCGGTGCCGCAATGGACGGCCAGCAACGGGCCGCCGCACCAGCGCCGGCAGGTGTCGCAGTGGCAGGCATGGAAATGGCGCCGGGCCGCCGCCGTCAGGCCCACCGCTCCGCATAGGCATTTGCCGTGCATGGCAAGCTCCTGCTCAAAAGATGTTCGTCCGATACGCTGCACGCCCGCACCCGCCACCGGCTTCGCACCGCCCCGGTGGGGCGATTCAGGCGATGTCTTCATTGAACCGCAACCGATTGCCGAAGGGGTCGGTGACTTCCATCAACTTCGCATTCCAGGGTGCCATTTCGATTCCCGGGCGCATGTACGCATAGCCCTTGGCCGTGACTTCCCGATGGAACTGCTCCAGGCCGGAAACCCGGATGAAAACCGCCGAGCCGGGGCAGCAATCCCCGTGGTGCTCGCTGAGGTGCAGAACGCAGTTGCCCCGGGAGACTTGAAGATACACCGGCGCGCCGGGTTCGAACCGATGCTCCCAATCGACGCGAAAGCCGAGGAAACCGACGTAGAATTCGCGCGCCTTCGCCAGATCGAAGATGCGCAGGATCGGGATGGTCTGCTGCACGTTCAGCATATGTTCCGCTCCCTCGGCGTCCGGTACCCCAGGCAAGCGGCGCCGGAGCGAAAAACGCGGCGGACGCCAATCAGCACGGTTTGCCGGCGCCCGCCCGGCCCGTCATGCATGACGCGACCGCGCCAGCGCAATCGCGGCCTGAATCGCGGCACGCGCCTGCGGACTGTTCTTCCAGCACGTGGAACCGACGATGGCCGCGGCGCGGGAAACGACATCCAGAACCTCGGCCTTGCCCAGATGGGCAAGCGACTCGTATCCCATCTGCTCGAGGCGGGCCACCACGGTGGGGCCGACGCCCTTCACGCCCAGCAGGGCCTTGCGCTCTTCCGGTGGGAACGGCATCGGGTTTCTCCATTGTTCCATGACGTGCCGCCGGCGGCGGCGATGCATCCATTCCGCCGGGCTCAGCCCGCCGGCATGCCGTGCCACCAGATCCGGCATTCCCGGCACAGGCCGTTCTCGAATTCTGCCTTCAGCACCCCGTCCAGCACCATCCTGGGCAAGGGATCGCCCGGCTTGCGTGCGACGAGGTTGGTGCCGGTGGAGCGCGCCCAGATCTGGAACAGTTCCTCCGAGGCGACCTGGTAGGTGACGTGCCAGTGCGCGATGCCGCCCGACGGCGAAGCGGCGAGGATCTCGAACCGCACCTCCACGTCCTCCTGCAGCCTGACGCGGCGCCAGTATTCCGCGAGCTGCGCCTGGCCGCGCTGAACGGCGAAAGGCGTGTTGCGGTATTCGCCGTCGGCGGCGAAAAGGGCGCAGAACAGGGATTCGTCCCGCTGCTCCCATGCCGCCTTGTAGCCCTGCATGAACTGCTCGATATCCATGACTCGCCCTCCTCCCCGGTATGGTGGCAGGACGCCATGATAGTTCGTCCGCGCGCCGGGCCGCACCACGGAGCAGCGGCGACGGCACCGTTGCCGCGCCGACGAGGACGGCGGGGCCTCGTGCATGGGGATGGCAAGAAAACGAACGGCCGGGCGCCCCGACGGACGGCCCGGCCGCGAGGACAGGCGCGACGCCCCTCAGCCCGCCAGCGCGCGCCCGATCACCAGACGCTGGATGTCGCTGGCGCCTTCGTAGATCTGGCACACGCGCACGTCGCGGTAGATGCGCTCCACCGGGAAGTCGGTGACGTAGCCGTAGCCGCCATGCACCTGGATGGCATCCGAGCACACGCGCTCGGCCATCTCCGAGGCGAACAGCTTGGCCATCGAGGCTTCCTTCAGGCACGGCCGGCCGGCGTCCTTCAGGCTGGCGGCGTGCCACACGAGCTGGCGCGCGGCTTCCAGTTGCGTCGCCATGTCGGCGAGGCGGAAATTGACTGCCTGGTGCTCGAAGATCGGCTTGCCGAAGCTCTCGCGCTCCTGCGCGTACTTGACCGCCGCCTCCAGCGCGGCGCGCGCCATGCCCAGGCACTGCGCGGCGATGCCGATGCGGCCGGCCTCGAGGTTGGAGAGCGCGATCCTGTAGCCCTCGCCTTCGCGGCCGATCACCGAATCCGCCGGCACGCGGCAGTTCTCGAACAGGATCTGGGTGGTGTCCGAAGCCTTCTGGCCCATCTTTTCCTCGATGCGGCCGACCTGGTAGCCGGGCGCATCCGCCGGCACGAGGAAGCAGGTGATGCCCTTCTTGCCGGCGTCCTTGTCGGTGACGGCGAAGACGATGGCGACGTCGGCGTGCTTGCCGGTGGTGATGAACTGCTTGACGCCGTTCAGCACCCAGCCGCCACCCTCATCGTCGGACACTCGCACCGCGGCCGTGCGGATGGCGGACGCATCCGAACCGACGTGCGGCTCGGTGAGGCAGAAGCAGCCGAGCCGCTCGCCGCTCGCCAGCGGCCTGAGCCAGGCTTCCTTCTGCGCATCGGTGCCGAAGCGGTTGAGGATGCCGCAGGGCAGCGAGTTCTGCACGCTGACGATGGTGGACGTGGCACCGTCGCCGGCGGCGATCTCTTCCAGCGCGAGCACCAGGCTCATGTAGTCCATGCCGGCGCCGCCCCACTCTTCGGGCACCACCATGCCCAGCGCGCCGAGTTCGGCGAGTTCCTTCAGCGCCTCGCGCGGGAAGGTGTGGTTGCGGTCCCACTCGGCGGCGAAGGGCGCCAGGCGCTCCTGCGCGAAGGCGCGGATGGAATCGCGGATCAGTTCCTGTTCGGCAGTCAGAATCATGTATTTCCCTCTCCCAAGGCGATCGCCGCCGCCCCTATCAATGTGAGTGTGGTTTCAAGAATGTGGTCCCGCACCACGGCCAAGCCGGCCGTGGCGGGGACTCGTGGAGCCGACGAGGACTGTCCGAGCCCGAAGGGCGAGTTCCGCAGGAGGCGGAAGGAGTCCCTGCCACGGCCGGCGGTTCAACGCGCAACCCCCCCCCGCGACGGCTTCCCCGCAAACCCGACAGCCCAATGACCCAAGACAACGCTCAGCCGCCGCAGCCCACCGACGCATCGACCTCGATCGCCATCGCCGTCGCCTCGCCGCCGCCGATGCACAGACTGGCGACGCCGCGCTTCAGCCCGCGCTTGCGCAGCGCGCCGATCAGCGTCACCAGGATGCGCGCGCCGGAGGCGCCGATCGGATGGCCCAGCGCGCACGCGCCGCCATTCACGTTGACCTTGTCGTGCGGCAGATTCATCTCGTGCATCGCCGCCATCGTCACCACCGCGAAAGCCTCGTTGATCTCCCACAGATCGACGTCGCCGGTGCTCCAGCCAGCCTTCGCCAACACCTTCTGCATCGCCCCCACCGGTGCGGTGGTGAACCAGGCCGGCTCCTGCGCATGCGTCGCATGGTCGACGATGGTCGCCACCGGCCTCAGGCCGAGGCTGTCGGCGGTCGACCTGCGCATCAGCACCAGCGCGGCGGCACCGTCCGAGATGGAACTGGAGTTGGCCGGCGTGACCGTGCCATCCTTCCTGAACGCGGGCTTCAGCGACGGGATCTTGTCGATCTGCGCCTTCAGCGGCTGCTCGTCCCTGGCGACGAGCACATCGCCCTTGCGCCCGGAAACGGTGACCGGCACCACCTCCCAGGTGAAGTCGCCGCCCTCGATCGCCGCCTGCGCGCGGGTCGTCGAGGCGATGGCGAATTCGTCCTGCGCCTCGCGGCTGAAACCGAAATGGCTGGCGCAATCCTCGGCGAAGGTGCCCATCAGGCGGCCCTTGCTCTCCTTCGAATAGCTGTCTTCCAGGCCGTCGAGGAACATGTGGTCGAACATCTGCCCGTGGCCGAGCCGGTAGCCGCCGCGCGCCTTGGGCAGCAGATAGGGCGCGTTCGACATCGACTCCATGCCGCCGGCGACCACGACCTCGTTGCTGCCGGCAAGGATGAGGTCGTGCGCCAGCATCGTCGCCTTCATGCCCGAACCGCACACCTTGTTGATCGTGGTGCAGCCGGCCGACAGCGGCAGGCCGGCGTCCAGCGCCGCCTGCCGGGCCGGCGCCTGGCCGAGGCCGGCAGGCAGCACGCAGCCCATGATCACCTCCTGCACCTGCTCGGGCTTGAGGCGGGCACGCTCCACCGCAGACCTGATGGCGACGGCGCCGAGCTGCGGCGTGGTCAGGCTGGACAGTTCGCCCTGGAAGCCGCCCAGCGGCGTACGGGCGACGGAAACGATGACGACGGGATCGGACATGGGGTTCTCCTGTTGAATTCGTCGGGAAACGGTGCACTCAACTGCCGAGCGCCTGGAGCGCCGCGACGTAGCGCGGCATGAGGTCTTCGCCGTGGCTGACGTTGAGACCGAGGTCGCGGATCAGGCCGTCCTTCAGTCCGTAGATCCAGCCATGCACGGTCAGGCGCTGGCCGCGCCGCCAGGCGTCCTGCACCACCACGGTCTGCGCCACGTTCACCACCTGTTCGAGCACGTTGAGTTCGCACAGGCGGTCGTGGCGCAGTTCGGGCGCGAGATCGTCCACCGTGCGCAGGTGCTTCACATGCACGTCCTGCACGTGGCGCAGCCAGAGATCGACCAGGCCGACGCGCTCGCGGTTGAGCGCGGCCTTCACGCCGCCGCAACCGTAGTGGCCGACCACCATGACGTGCTTCACCTTCAGCACGTCGACGGCGAACTGGATCACCGACAGGCAGTTGAGGTCGGTATGCACGACGACGTTGGCGACGTTGCGATGCACGAACACCTCGCCTGGCAGCAGGCCGACGATCTGGTTGGCCGGCACGCGCGAATCGGAACAGCCGATCCACAGGTATTCCGGGCTCTGCAGGTGCGACAGCTTCTCGAAGAAGCCGGGGTCGATCTGCTGCATCTGGCGCGACCACGCCACGTTGTAGTCGAACAGATGGACGAGGTTTTCGTTGCCGGCTTCGCCCTCGGACCATTTCGCGAGGTCGAGGGTGAGGAAGATCGTGCCTTCGATCGGCGTCGGATAGTAGGCCGGCGCATCGGTGAAACCGAGTTCGCGGTACAGCTTCACCGCGATGCGCATCGCCGGCAGCGTGTCGAGCAGGATGCGGCGATAGCCCAGCGCCTGCGCGGCCTTGATGGCCGCGAGCGCGAGTTGCCGGCCCAGGCCGTGGCCGCGCATCCCGGGATCGACGTAGAGCCGCTTCATCTCGCACACGCCCTCGGAGAAGCGGCGGATGCCCACGCAGCCGGCGGGGCGGCCATCCGCCTCGGCGAAGAACAGGCGTCCGTCGGTCCGGCCGTAGGCGCCGGGGAGGTTCGCGACCTCGTCGGCAAAGCCCTGGAAGCTCAGGTCCACGCCCAACCAGGCGGCGTAGTGGCGGAAGAACCGGCGCACCTGTTCCAGTTCGGTGGTGTCGGACGCCGACAGTGCACGCAGGCGGATGGTCATGTCGCAGCCCTCATCGGATCGACTGCCGGGAAACGGGGCGGGACGGCGGGAAACGGACGGCGCGGAACCGCATCAGCCCTCGCGCTCCATCTTGCCGTGCATGGCCATGATGGTCTGCTGCATGATCGCGCACAAGGTCCATTGCCCGTCGCGGATCGCATAGACGTCGGCGCGCGTCACGATCAGCGTGCGCCCCGGGCG
This DNA window, taken from Thauera sp. K11, encodes the following:
- a CDS encoding AraC family transcriptional regulator; this encodes MKILAPSPAELTLGRAATPIAFIRAIVLGYRQRGMDPASALRQAQIPAGLLDDPAARVTAAQMEVMSGIAMQELDDEALGWFSRRLPWGSYGMLCRASLTSPTLEVALKRWCRHHRLLTDDIVLHFGQQRGGATIRIAENTALGRLREFCLVSSLRYLLGYACWLVDSRIALAETTFPFPAPPHADAYRYLFPGPVRFEAESAALSFDARYLALPVRRDERALQTMLQRALPLTVLQYRRDRLLVHSVGQILAAAPAAAHTAEDVAAQLNLSVRTLHRQLKDEGVSLQRLKNEARRERAARLLLQTRKPIKQIAAAVGFDSEKSFARAFRDWTGVAPGAFRAGAAEHLHPQEDASAAKRDGA
- a CDS encoding helix-turn-helix transcriptional regulator, giving the protein MRPADRLFQIILMLRNGRVLTARALAEALEVSERTIYRDIADLIGSGAPIDGEAGVGYRLRRGYQVPPLMFTGDELEALVIGAKLVQSYADPALGKAAAQAMARIEAVLPRALEERIAGSEMRFCAPDFMHPAPLREPMTLLREGMEKGLKVQVRYRREDGEVSQRTLWPLGLVFWGRCWTLGAWCELRQGFRTFRVDRIEAVEMRAERFDDRYGHLWQGYLAAARGESVGGEPTAGR
- a CDS encoding isovaleryl-CoA dehydrogenase — translated: MNVPSLDFNLGETIDALRDTLQAFCAAEIAPRAAGIDRANEFPADLWKKLGDLGVHGMTVEEEYGGTAMGYLAHIVAMEEISRASASVGLSYGAHSNLCINQIRRNGTGAQKQKYLPKLISGEHVGALAMSEPNAGSDVVSMKLRADRKGERFILNGSKMWITNGGDADTLVVYAKTDVNAGPKGITAFVVEKGMKGFTCGTHLDKLGMRGSNTFPLFFDDVEVPVENVLGGEANIGRGVQVLMSGLDYERAVLSGGPLGIMAACMDVVVPYLHERRQFDTPIGEFQLMQGKVADMYSTWSACRAYAYAVGQACDRADHARTLRKDAAGVILYTAEKATWMAGEAIQTLGGVGYTNEYAAGRLWRDAKLYEIGAGTSEIRRMLIGRELFAETM
- a CDS encoding type II toxin-antitoxin system Phd/YefM family antitoxin, which encodes MHTWPVQDAKARFSEFLDACLSEGPQMVTRRGAEAAVLVPVQEWRRLQATARPSLKALLLSGEARTEPIVPPRGQARRRKVEPLG
- a CDS encoding type II toxin-antitoxin system VapC family toxin, whose translation is MYLLDTNVVSELRRPKPHGGVVAWLQSVDDPHVFLSAVTIGEIQAGIEMTREQDPAKAAEIESWLERVAGAYNVLPMDAAAFRHWARLMHRKSDTLYEDAMIAATARANGLTVVTRNVADFRALGVEILNPFEPGGSAQGG
- a CDS encoding LysR family transcriptional regulator, which codes for MNNVHNDFDLNLVAVLDALIREQSTTRAAEQLGLSQSAVSHALGRLRRLLDDPLFIKTATGLKATPRTEALAPAVLQMMEIVRNDLQQRPRFDPARAERCFRFCMTDMGELVFLPPLIERLRREAPHCTLQTLQVPPPRIAETLESGEADLAIGSLRAIPPGLFQQHLFTHPFVTIVAATNTAVGEQLTLAQFEAMDHVVVSLGGTASVYDRAIDELGIRRRIFLTTSHFLVLPMLLEQQPDLIATVPRELGAVFSRSKAVRVVQPPTQLPRFSLRQHWHPRFHHDSANIWLRRLVKETFADYPE
- a CDS encoding ABC transporter substrate-binding protein codes for the protein MIRRSPRSLLLSLLALAAPAFAQVHVGVSLSLTGPAASLGTPARNMVELLPREVDGTRIEYTVLDDASDPTNAVKNFHKLTEEHKVDVVIGSSTTPSTLSMVEPAARAGVPLVSVASGTAIVSPQDETRRWAFKAVQNEALMVQATVAHMRATGVKRLGFIGFNTAFGEGWLNEARAQAEAQGIQLVAVERYGQTDTSVLAQVLKLIAAKPDAVLVAGAGTPAALPQKTLVERGFKGRIYQTYGVANRDFLRVAGRDAEGAVFAVGPVLVADQLPSGNPVRAVATEVTARYEKAYGAGSMSIFAANAWDAGLLIREGLKAALAKEKPGTPAFRAALRDGMEVTRGLTTSQGVMNLSSADHVGYDGRAVALVEIRQGAWRYLGD
- a CDS encoding VOC family protein — encoded protein: MNDPICWFELPVVDIERAVRFYESVFAVSLRREVCGGHPMAIFPYAKPQPSGALVQMPQLEPRDNGTLVYLNGGEDLNLALERVKAAGGEVVMEKTSIGEEIGYIALVMDSEGNRVGLYSRH